Proteins encoded within one genomic window of Saccharopolyspora pogona:
- a CDS encoding FAD-binding and (Fe-S)-binding domain-containing protein, protein MTDSADDPVLDDPKPLHRGNFINGRDSAAALLRVLAEAGVPADASPRRRAEYSYDASNYRVEPLAVAFPRTVDDVVAAVAVCRATGAAVIVRGGGTSMAGNAVGPGLVLDFSRHMDRVLAVDEEARTVDVEPGVVLAALSSEVELATGGRCTFAPDPSSKNRATVGGAIGNDACGNHSVRYGRTSDHVAEIDLVTSDGARLTATETGLRATDPADSFSATRAESLAASLARLAQQNLSTLRLELGRIPRQVSGYHLENLLPEKRFNIARAVVGSEGTWAVVVGARMKLVSKPASALLVCLGYRDVVDAARDVPTILEFSPAAVEGTDEAIVATMRHRRGSGSVLGLPEGQAWLFVDLDGDDPESVHVQADRLLDRLGENGRLVQGRAAVDPAERISLWRVREDGAGLSSRLASGGEAWPGWEDSAVAPERLADYLADLRALLAEHELAGVMYGHFGAGCMHIRITYDLRSEQGRAVFREFTRLAAELVVRHGGSLSGEHGDGRARSELLSIMYSPEVMAAFAECRRLWDAAGILNPGSLTDPDPMDAHLALAGVPEREWRTSFDLRPAASAGTDPWVHAVLGCIGVGRCRADSGGVMCPSYRATRDEKDSTRGRARVLQDMVRGARTVEEGWRSEEVREVLDLCLACKACSTDCPAGVDMATYKAEFFAHYYRGRRRPLSHFSLGWLPRWLKLTGLFSGVVNAVLATPLGNVAAAAGGLTTKRALPRFAGAGEWRREIADAALAAGADGEDSVVLFVDTFTRGFRPEVAGAAARVLADGGNAVESSADGCCGLTWISTGQLGTAKRLLSKAAEALDDGTDRPIVVVEPSCAAALRKDLPELVHTEQAERVATRVRSFATHVADRVSAGWKPSPARPAPEQAVLQTHCHEYSVFGAAAQRTALKAAGVRNVVDANGCCGVAGNFGFEADHYDVSMQVAENALAPALRATDRDVAVLTDGFSCARQVDQLDPSRPGLHLAQVLDPGTTTVAGPTSTTTRDRHTKETEERQ, encoded by the coding sequence ATGACCGATTCCGCCGACGATCCGGTGTTGGACGACCCGAAACCGCTGCACCGAGGCAACTTCATCAACGGGCGCGATTCGGCGGCGGCGTTGCTCCGGGTGCTCGCGGAAGCGGGGGTGCCGGCGGACGCGTCGCCGCGGCGGCGAGCCGAGTACTCCTACGACGCCTCCAACTACCGCGTCGAACCGCTCGCGGTCGCGTTCCCGCGCACCGTAGACGACGTCGTGGCCGCCGTCGCGGTGTGCCGGGCCACCGGCGCGGCGGTCATCGTCCGAGGAGGCGGGACGTCCATGGCCGGCAACGCCGTCGGCCCCGGGCTCGTCCTGGACTTCTCGCGGCACATGGACCGCGTCCTCGCCGTCGATGAGGAGGCCAGGACGGTCGACGTCGAACCCGGTGTCGTCCTCGCGGCGCTGTCGAGCGAGGTGGAACTTGCCACCGGCGGTCGCTGCACGTTCGCGCCGGACCCGTCGTCGAAGAACCGCGCCACGGTCGGCGGGGCGATCGGCAACGACGCGTGCGGCAATCACTCCGTCCGCTACGGCCGCACCTCCGACCACGTGGCAGAGATCGACCTCGTCACGTCCGATGGCGCGCGGCTGACGGCGACCGAGACAGGTCTGCGGGCCACCGATCCCGCCGACTCGTTCTCCGCCACCCGAGCCGAGTCCCTCGCGGCGTCGCTGGCCCGGCTCGCGCAGCAGAACCTGAGCACCCTCCGCCTCGAACTCGGACGCATCCCCCGGCAGGTCTCCGGCTATCACCTCGAGAATCTCCTGCCGGAGAAGAGGTTCAACATCGCACGTGCCGTCGTCGGCTCCGAGGGGACGTGGGCCGTGGTCGTCGGCGCTCGCATGAAGCTCGTGTCGAAACCGGCCAGCGCGCTGCTGGTATGCCTCGGCTACCGGGACGTCGTCGACGCCGCCCGCGACGTCCCGACGATCCTCGAGTTCTCGCCGGCCGCCGTCGAGGGCACCGACGAGGCCATCGTCGCCACGATGCGCCACCGTCGGGGCTCCGGTTCCGTCTTGGGCCTGCCCGAGGGGCAGGCGTGGCTCTTCGTGGACCTCGACGGCGACGACCCGGAATCAGTGCACGTCCAGGCGGACCGGCTCCTCGACCGGCTCGGTGAGAACGGGCGCCTCGTCCAAGGCCGTGCGGCCGTGGACCCTGCGGAACGCATTTCGCTCTGGCGCGTCCGGGAGGACGGCGCGGGCCTGTCCTCCCGTCTGGCGTCGGGAGGCGAGGCGTGGCCGGGCTGGGAGGACTCGGCGGTCGCGCCCGAGCGGCTCGCCGACTACCTCGCCGACCTTCGCGCGCTCCTGGCCGAGCACGAGCTCGCCGGGGTCATGTACGGGCACTTCGGGGCCGGCTGCATGCACATCCGCATCACCTACGACCTGCGCAGCGAGCAGGGCCGTGCGGTTTTCCGCGAGTTCACCCGCCTGGCCGCGGAACTCGTGGTCCGCCACGGCGGATCGCTGTCCGGCGAGCACGGCGATGGCCGCGCTCGCTCCGAGCTGCTGTCCATCATGTACTCGCCCGAGGTGATGGCCGCGTTCGCCGAGTGCCGTCGTCTGTGGGACGCCGCAGGCATCCTGAATCCGGGCTCGTTGACCGATCCCGACCCCATGGACGCCCACCTCGCCCTCGCGGGGGTGCCGGAGCGCGAATGGCGCACGAGCTTCGACCTGCGTCCGGCAGCATCCGCCGGGACGGATCCCTGGGTCCACGCCGTCTTGGGTTGCATAGGCGTGGGGCGGTGCCGCGCGGACAGCGGCGGGGTGATGTGCCCGAGCTACCGCGCCACGCGGGACGAGAAGGACTCGACGCGAGGCCGTGCGCGCGTCCTGCAGGACATGGTCCGTGGCGCTCGCACGGTTGAGGAGGGCTGGCGGTCAGAGGAGGTCCGGGAGGTGCTGGACCTGTGCCTGGCGTGCAAGGCCTGCTCGACCGACTGCCCGGCCGGCGTGGACATGGCCACGTACAAGGCCGAGTTCTTCGCCCACTACTACCGCGGCCGCCGCCGGCCGCTCTCGCACTTCTCGCTCGGCTGGCTGCCGCGGTGGCTCAAGCTGACAGGCCTCTTCTCCGGTGTCGTCAACGCGGTGCTCGCGACTCCGCTGGGCAATGTCGCGGCGGCGGCGGGTGGGCTCACCACGAAGCGCGCGCTTCCGCGGTTCGCCGGCGCGGGGGAGTGGCGACGCGAGATCGCCGACGCCGCCCTGGCTGCGGGGGCCGACGGCGAAGACTCGGTGGTCCTGTTTGTGGACACGTTCACGCGCGGCTTCCGGCCCGAGGTCGCGGGTGCAGCGGCTCGCGTCCTCGCGGACGGCGGCAACGCCGTCGAAAGCTCCGCCGACGGCTGCTGCGGCCTGACCTGGATCTCCACGGGCCAGCTCGGCACCGCGAAGCGGCTGCTTTCCAAGGCCGCGGAAGCGCTCGACGACGGCACCGACCGGCCGATCGTCGTCGTCGAGCCGAGCTGCGCGGCCGCGCTCCGGAAGGATCTGCCCGAACTCGTCCACACGGAGCAGGCCGAGCGCGTCGCGACGCGCGTGCGCAGCTTCGCCACGCACGTCGCCGATCGGGTGTCCGCGGGCTGGAAGCCGTCCCCGGCGAGGCCCGCGCCGGAGCAGGCCGTGCTCCAGACGCACTGCCACGAGTACTCGGTCTTCGGGGCCGCGGCCCAACGGACGGCGCTCAAGGCGGCCGGCGTGCGCAACGTCGTCGACGCGAACGGATGCTGCGGCGTGGCCGGGAACTTCGGCTTCGAAGCCGACCACTACGACGTGAGCATGCAGGTCGCGGAGAACGCGCTAGCGCCCGCGCTCAGGGCCACCGACCGCGACGTCGCCGTGCTGACCGACGGCTTCTCGTGCGCCAGGCAGGTGGACCAGCTCGATCCCTCGAGACCCGGCCTGCACCTGGCCCAAGTCCTCGACCCGGGCACGACCACGGTCGCCGGCCCGACTTCTACCACCACCAGAGACCGCCACACCAAGGAAACAGAGGAGCGCCAATGA
- a CDS encoding SDR family NAD(P)-dependent oxidoreductase, with protein MTTTPLTDTPYDSGVPASARDFSVEARVVIVTGAAQGIGRELARQFAAAGAFAVVADLDIDKADAVVKEIHDAGGVGLAVKVNVADEASVVAMVDTVIQEWGRVDVLINNASIFATIEKGPFDQIPLEQWEKVLNVNVTGSYLCVRAVAAHMRAAGFGRIINISSDSVTRGVGNYLHYVTSKSALIGMTNSLARELGGHGITVNCVRPGMVTTEVERNQTAEARARAASQQCIPRNMFPTDLVGVMFFLATPASAFITGQTIACDGGYTHSS; from the coding sequence ATGACGACGACACCGCTCACTGACACCCCGTACGACTCCGGAGTTCCGGCTTCGGCAAGGGACTTCAGCGTCGAGGCGCGGGTGGTCATCGTCACCGGTGCCGCCCAGGGCATCGGCCGTGAGCTGGCCCGCCAATTCGCCGCAGCCGGAGCCTTCGCCGTGGTGGCCGACCTCGACATCGACAAGGCGGACGCGGTCGTCAAGGAGATCCATGACGCCGGAGGGGTCGGTCTGGCCGTCAAGGTGAACGTGGCCGACGAGGCGTCCGTCGTCGCAATGGTCGACACCGTCATCCAGGAGTGGGGCCGGGTCGACGTGCTGATCAACAACGCCTCGATCTTCGCGACCATCGAGAAGGGACCGTTCGACCAGATCCCGCTCGAGCAGTGGGAAAAAGTGTTGAACGTCAACGTCACCGGCAGCTACCTGTGCGTTCGGGCGGTCGCTGCTCATATGCGCGCGGCGGGCTTCGGCCGCATCATCAACATCTCATCCGATTCGGTGACCCGCGGCGTCGGCAACTACCTGCACTACGTCACCTCCAAGTCGGCCTTGATCGGCATGACCAACTCCCTGGCGCGCGAGCTGGGCGGCCACGGGATCACCGTCAACTGCGTGCGGCCGGGCATGGTCACCACAGAGGTCGAGCGCAACCAGACCGCCGAGGCACGTGCGCGCGCGGCGTCCCAGCAGTGCATCCCGCGAAACATGTTCCCCACCGACCTGGTCGGCGTCATGTTCTTCCTGGCCACACCTGCGTCCGCGTTCATCACCGGCCAGACGATCGCCTGCGACGGCGGCTACACCCACAGCAGCTGA
- a CDS encoding aldehyde dehydrogenase family protein has translation MRQYPHLYIDGRWTEPIEPREVELIDPTREEAFARVTLGSAADADRAVAAARRAFDSFSTTSVDDRIALIDRVIDVYESYIDDFADLIAREVGIPVSNRAQVTGPAQHMKVARDILREYPFESRVDGAIVRREPIGVCALISPWNWPIQTGVIKLIYALAAGCTVVAKPSINSAASGALLAQVLHEADVPPGVFNLVNGAGRDVGDVLSHHPDVDMISFTGSTAAGKQVGVAAAGTVKRVCLELGGKSANIVLPDADLEQAARWNVQRCFFNAGQSCHAPSRMLVQESQVEQVVPFLVDEARRYRLGDPLESSTTMGPVVSTAQYKSIREHIQSGLDEGANLVTGGLERPDGLERGHFVQPTVFTGVTPDMRIAREEIFGPVLAVLPYRDEDDALRIANDSPYGLGGFVFGGDRERARRVVNGLRAGRVSYNGAATDSYTPMGGYKQSGIGRSMGRFGLEEYLEVKSVYGFEDEAQALPTLFG, from the coding sequence ATGAGGCAGTACCCGCACCTCTACATCGACGGTCGATGGACCGAACCGATCGAGCCCCGCGAAGTGGAGCTCATCGACCCCACCCGCGAGGAGGCCTTCGCCCGGGTGACTCTGGGCAGCGCTGCGGATGCAGACCGCGCTGTCGCCGCAGCCCGGCGCGCGTTCGATAGCTTTTCCACCACCTCGGTGGACGACCGGATCGCGTTGATCGACCGGGTCATCGACGTGTACGAGTCCTACATCGATGACTTCGCCGACTTGATCGCGCGCGAGGTCGGCATTCCCGTCAGCAACCGCGCTCAGGTCACGGGCCCGGCTCAACACATGAAGGTAGCCCGCGACATCTTGCGCGAGTACCCCTTCGAGTCACGTGTGGACGGCGCCATCGTCCGTCGCGAGCCGATCGGCGTCTGCGCGCTGATCTCACCGTGGAACTGGCCGATCCAGACCGGCGTGATCAAGCTGATCTACGCTCTGGCCGCCGGGTGCACGGTGGTCGCCAAGCCCAGTATCAACTCAGCCGCGAGCGGCGCCCTCCTGGCCCAGGTGCTACACGAAGCCGATGTGCCGCCGGGCGTGTTCAACCTGGTCAATGGCGCCGGCCGCGACGTCGGCGATGTGCTGTCCCACCACCCGGACGTGGACATGATCTCCTTCACCGGATCCACCGCCGCCGGCAAGCAGGTAGGCGTCGCCGCCGCGGGCACCGTGAAACGCGTCTGCCTCGAACTGGGTGGGAAGTCGGCCAACATCGTGCTGCCCGACGCCGACCTCGAACAGGCCGCGCGTTGGAACGTCCAGCGCTGCTTCTTCAACGCCGGTCAGTCCTGCCACGCCCCCAGCCGAATGCTGGTGCAAGAAAGCCAGGTGGAGCAGGTGGTGCCCTTCCTGGTCGACGAGGCACGCCGCTATCGCCTGGGCGACCCGCTTGAGAGCTCGACGACCATGGGCCCGGTCGTCAGCACCGCCCAGTACAAGTCGATCAGAGAGCACATCCAGAGCGGCCTCGATGAGGGCGCCAACCTCGTTACCGGCGGCCTCGAGCGCCCTGACGGTCTCGAACGGGGCCATTTCGTGCAACCGACGGTGTTCACCGGAGTCACACCGGACATGCGGATCGCCCGCGAGGAGATCTTCGGCCCCGTCCTGGCCGTCCTGCCTTACCGCGACGAGGACGATGCCCTGCGCATCGCCAACGATTCGCCCTACGGGCTAGGCGGTTTCGTCTTCGGTGGCGACCGGGAGAGAGCCCGCCGAGTGGTGAACGGGCTGCGCGCCGGACGAGTCAGCTACAACGGCGCGGCCACGGATTCCTACACACCCATGGGCGGTTACAAGCAGTCCGGCATCGGCCGCTCGATGGGCAGGTTCGGGCTCGAAGAATACCTCGAAGTCAAATCCGTCTACGGGTTCGAGGACGAGGCGCAAGCGTTGCCGACTCTGTTCGGCTGA
- a CDS encoding HpcH/HpaI aldolase family protein, with protein sequence MNDETTRLLRNPAKEKLSRGETVFSMTVRLVRTVDIAAIAHTAGFDSVYIDMEHSSFPLEAAGQICMACNHLGVTPLVRIPDLDPAFIARVMDSGAMGIMVPGVESADEARAAVRAVKHAPLGERSLAGAAPQLHYRSLPADQTVRELDQASMVVAQIESRAGLDAADAIAAVDGVDLLLVGASDLSVELGVAGQVDHPQVHKAFLHIIDACRAHGKTVGIGGMGGRPDLIRQYLDLGAGYVSTGNDISFLSAAAAQKRRQFD encoded by the coding sequence ATGAACGACGAAACCACCCGCCTGCTGCGCAATCCTGCCAAGGAGAAGTTGTCCAGGGGCGAGACGGTGTTCTCGATGACCGTACGACTGGTGCGGACCGTCGACATCGCCGCCATCGCCCACACGGCAGGTTTCGACTCCGTCTACATCGACATGGAGCACAGCAGCTTCCCGCTGGAAGCCGCGGGGCAGATCTGCATGGCCTGCAATCACCTGGGCGTCACTCCCCTGGTCCGCATCCCCGACCTGGATCCAGCCTTCATCGCCAGGGTCATGGATTCCGGAGCCATGGGGATCATGGTGCCCGGCGTGGAGTCCGCCGACGAGGCGCGCGCCGCGGTTCGCGCCGTCAAACACGCGCCCTTGGGTGAGCGTTCCCTGGCGGGTGCGGCGCCCCAGCTGCACTACCGGTCCCTCCCCGCCGATCAGACCGTCCGCGAGCTCGACCAGGCCTCCATGGTGGTGGCACAGATCGAATCCCGGGCCGGCCTGGACGCCGCGGACGCCATCGCCGCGGTGGACGGCGTGGACCTCCTCCTCGTGGGTGCGAGCGACCTCAGCGTCGAGCTGGGTGTCGCAGGGCAAGTGGACCACCCCCAGGTGCACAAGGCGTTCCTCCACATCATCGACGCCTGCCGAGCACACGGGAAGACCGTGGGCATCGGCGGAATGGGTGGACGGCCAGATCTCATTCGCCAATATCTGGACCTCGGTGCCGGCTACGTCTCCACCGGCAACGACATCTCATTCCTCAGCGCCGCCGCAGCACAAAAGCGCCGGCAGTTCGACTGA
- a CDS encoding ketopantoate reductase family protein yields MKICVYGAGAVGGHLAGRLAASQAEVSLIARGEQLAAIQRHGLRVETRDGELVSHPVATDRPGDLEPQDIVIVAVKAPALPTIAEHIGSLLRQDGLALFVMNGIPWWYFHSHGGTLDGTHLARLDPGRALWDHVGPERAVGAVAYTACSVVAPGVVRAENPRNRLIIGRPDGQSDERLDALPSLLNPSGLETTVTPKIRDAIWAKLLMNLIGGSLAVLSASAMKDVLDKPAVAGTAKAMAAEGAAIARALGCDPGDPYEGLGKLSKSGHLQSIAQDLQAGRPMEIDAMFRVPLNLAELVQVPTPNLDLVIELATQRARATGQYHDTSR; encoded by the coding sequence GTGAAAATCTGCGTGTACGGTGCGGGGGCGGTGGGCGGGCACCTCGCCGGGCGCCTCGCTGCGAGTCAGGCCGAGGTCTCGCTGATCGCTCGCGGTGAGCAGCTTGCCGCGATCCAACGGCACGGACTGCGGGTGGAAACCCGTGACGGAGAGCTGGTCTCGCACCCGGTCGCCACCGACCGACCCGGCGATCTGGAGCCGCAGGACATCGTGATCGTCGCGGTCAAGGCCCCTGCCCTGCCGACCATCGCCGAACACATCGGTTCCCTGCTCCGCCAGGACGGCCTGGCGCTGTTCGTCATGAACGGCATTCCCTGGTGGTACTTCCACTCTCACGGCGGAACCTTGGACGGCACCCACCTCGCACGGCTGGATCCGGGGCGCGCGCTGTGGGACCACGTCGGTCCGGAGCGCGCCGTGGGCGCCGTGGCCTACACCGCCTGCAGCGTGGTCGCACCAGGGGTGGTTCGTGCCGAGAATCCGCGCAACCGCCTGATCATCGGACGCCCTGACGGCCAGTCGGACGAAAGACTCGACGCACTGCCGTCGCTGCTGAACCCGAGCGGCCTGGAGACCACCGTCACGCCGAAGATCCGCGACGCGATCTGGGCCAAACTGCTGATGAACCTGATCGGGGGATCGCTGGCCGTCCTCAGCGCCTCGGCCATGAAGGACGTCCTCGACAAACCCGCCGTAGCCGGCACCGCCAAGGCGATGGCAGCCGAGGGCGCCGCCATCGCTCGTGCCCTGGGCTGCGATCCTGGCGATCCCTATGAGGGCCTGGGCAAGCTGTCGAAGTCCGGCCATCTCCAGAGCATCGCGCAGGACCTGCAGGCCGGCCGGCCCATGGAGATCGACGCCATGTTCCGCGTACCCCTCAACCTGGCCGAACTGGTGCAGGTCCCGACCCCCAACCTGGACCTGGTGATCGAACTGGCCACCCAGCGGGCCCGTGCCACGGGTCAGTACCACGACACCAGTAGATGA
- a CDS encoding cytochrome P450, which yields MPSGCPISHPSEDWDPLAKENHADPTDVYTRLRDECPVAWSDRFGGFYALTRFRDVTESALDWHTFTSAQKTPIPDATSPDRPPRAPAEVDPPFHTAYRDLLNRFFTPEYIRRIEPVIRRTARDLIGRCVSQGEVDAVASFTFYMPIQVQCIFLGISVEDAERIKTTINRIIGAGAAGDTATHKAANDEIYEYIYRVLETRKKAPYDPNDVISAMIHEEVDGRRLTDDDIAGTIRLFLQAGHGTTTNMLGSIIRHLAETPNDQNRLRDEPKLIPQAIEELLRVWTPVRLVGRKTTRDVEIEGRTVPKGSRVGLMVSAANLDDRKFENAGKVDFDRKPNPHIAFGFGPHRCVGASLAREQLRIAVEELLSITDDFELTGEPEASTWTHLGPSKLPVRLLPRSVDLTGSVIRAGYKELVMNVAAVHPVADRTLEIELRANEDAELPEWTAGAHIDVVLPGDVIRSYSLVNEPSDRTRWRIAVLREENGRGGSAMLHTLKVGDQIRVRWPRNTFALETADRYHFFASGIGITPILPMIEAAQERGVPWRLDYVGRTRSRLAYLDRLERYEQTQTHLTSEQGRPDLDSLVSATDERAAIYACGSQSFLIGIEEAAERAGRDLHAEWFAPKPGARQGAAGSHEAFTVHLERSNIDVSVQPGQSIIDACAEAGVTIPAACFEGTCSSCLSTVLEGVPDHRDSFLSPKERESNTLMAPCVSKSMTERLVLDW from the coding sequence ATGCCCTCTGGCTGCCCGATCTCCCATCCATCTGAGGACTGGGATCCACTCGCCAAGGAGAATCATGCAGACCCGACAGACGTCTACACCCGCCTGCGCGACGAATGTCCCGTAGCGTGGAGCGACCGGTTCGGCGGCTTCTACGCCCTGACGCGCTTCAGGGACGTGACCGAGTCGGCTCTCGACTGGCACACCTTCACCAGCGCGCAGAAGACCCCGATCCCCGATGCCACCAGCCCGGATCGCCCCCCTCGAGCACCCGCTGAGGTGGACCCGCCGTTTCACACGGCCTACCGCGACCTGCTGAACCGGTTCTTCACGCCGGAGTACATCCGCCGCATCGAACCGGTGATCCGCCGGACCGCACGGGACCTGATCGGACGGTGCGTTTCTCAGGGCGAGGTCGACGCCGTCGCGTCCTTCACCTTCTACATGCCGATCCAGGTCCAGTGCATCTTCCTCGGCATCTCGGTCGAGGACGCCGAGCGCATCAAGACGACGATCAACCGGATCATCGGCGCCGGAGCGGCCGGCGACACCGCAACGCACAAGGCCGCGAACGATGAGATCTACGAGTACATCTACCGGGTCCTCGAGACGCGCAAGAAGGCGCCGTACGACCCGAACGACGTCATCAGCGCGATGATCCACGAGGAGGTCGACGGAAGGCGGCTCACCGACGACGACATTGCGGGCACGATCCGGTTGTTCCTCCAAGCCGGCCACGGCACGACCACCAACATGCTCGGCAGCATCATCCGACACCTCGCCGAGACTCCGAACGATCAGAATCGGCTCAGGGACGAGCCGAAGCTGATCCCCCAGGCGATCGAGGAACTACTCCGGGTGTGGACGCCCGTCCGCCTCGTCGGCCGCAAGACGACACGTGATGTCGAGATCGAGGGCCGAACGGTCCCCAAGGGATCGCGGGTCGGCCTGATGGTGTCGGCAGCGAACCTGGACGACCGCAAGTTCGAGAACGCGGGCAAGGTCGATTTCGACCGAAAGCCCAATCCGCACATCGCGTTCGGTTTCGGCCCGCACCGATGCGTCGGTGCCTCTCTCGCACGTGAGCAACTGCGCATCGCGGTGGAAGAGCTACTCTCGATAACCGACGACTTCGAGCTGACGGGTGAACCCGAGGCGAGCACCTGGACCCACCTCGGCCCGTCCAAGCTCCCCGTACGTTTGCTTCCGCGCTCCGTCGACCTGACCGGCAGCGTCATCCGGGCCGGTTACAAAGAGCTGGTCATGAACGTTGCCGCGGTCCACCCCGTGGCCGACCGCACCCTTGAGATCGAGCTGCGCGCCAACGAGGACGCAGAGCTTCCCGAATGGACGGCGGGCGCGCACATCGACGTGGTGCTGCCCGGTGACGTCATCCGGTCGTACTCACTGGTCAACGAACCGTCGGACCGGACACGCTGGCGCATCGCGGTCCTGCGCGAGGAGAACGGCCGCGGTGGCTCCGCGATGCTCCACACGCTGAAGGTCGGCGACCAGATCCGGGTCCGCTGGCCGCGCAACACCTTCGCGCTGGAAACCGCCGACCGCTACCACTTCTTCGCGAGCGGCATCGGCATCACACCGATCCTGCCGATGATCGAAGCGGCTCAGGAGCGCGGCGTGCCATGGCGTCTGGACTACGTGGGCCGGACCAGGTCCCGGCTGGCCTACCTCGACCGGCTCGAGCGCTACGAGCAGACGCAGACGCATCTCACCTCCGAGCAAGGCCGCCCCGACCTCGATTCCCTCGTCTCAGCGACGGACGAGCGAGCGGCGATCTACGCCTGCGGCTCGCAGAGTTTCCTCATCGGCATCGAGGAGGCCGCCGAACGGGCCGGGCGGGACCTGCACGCCGAGTGGTTCGCGCCGAAGCCCGGCGCTCGACAGGGAGCAGCGGGGTCGCACGAAGCGTTCACCGTGCACCTCGAGCGATCCAACATCGACGTGTCCGTGCAGCCCGGCCAGTCCATCATCGACGCCTGCGCTGAAGCGGGCGTGACGATCCCCGCTGCCTGCTTCGAGGGCACCTGCAGCTCCTGCCTGTCGACCGTGCTGGAGGGCGTGCCCGATCACCGGGACTCCTTCCTCTCACCCAAGGAGCGGGAGTCCAACACGTTGATGGCGCCGTGCGTCTCGAAGTCGATGACCGAGCGCCTGGTGCTCGACTGGTAG
- a CDS encoding MFS transporter — protein MTANETGDKVASRPPGEMEGLQREPLRRITLAASIGSGIEYFDLVIYGALATTIATVFFPNSDSTASMLNTFAVFAVAFVARPLGGLFWGPLGDRIGRKRTLSAVILVMATATAAIGLIPGYGSIGTAGPVLLVVLRFIQGISVGGEMPGAATMVAEFSPNNRRALQTSFLQWGVIIGQVGALLSVAALSVALTPGQIEEWGWRIPFLIAFPVGLIGLYIRTRIGETPEFDEVARSGVKVQHPLRALLGSAAGWKGIGRTAMFNLPASVPAYLLLTFLPTFLKSEAGLSSGEALMCVTVAVLVAMLAQPLAGYWSDRLGRRPLLLALCALELALAYPAFSLLLHGDVGLAVLGLVVIGFLHGVATGCQAAPNLESFPTRIRFTGYAVAYGLSTAILAGPTPYVATWLIDVTGNLMAPAWMIMACAVIPLVGAYFVRETANRPLPM, from the coding sequence ATGACCGCGAACGAGACTGGTGACAAGGTCGCTTCTCGTCCACCGGGCGAGATGGAGGGCCTGCAAAGAGAACCCCTGCGCCGGATCACGCTGGCTGCGTCCATCGGCTCGGGAATCGAGTACTTCGACCTGGTCATCTACGGAGCGCTGGCCACGACGATCGCCACGGTGTTCTTCCCGAACAGTGACTCGACGGCGAGCATGCTCAACACCTTCGCTGTCTTCGCGGTGGCCTTCGTCGCGCGACCGCTCGGTGGGCTGTTCTGGGGTCCGCTAGGTGATCGCATTGGCCGGAAGAGGACCTTGTCGGCCGTCATCCTTGTCATGGCGACGGCAACGGCCGCGATCGGCTTGATTCCGGGCTACGGATCCATCGGTACCGCCGGCCCGGTTCTCCTGGTCGTGCTGCGGTTCATCCAGGGCATTTCGGTCGGCGGGGAAATGCCAGGTGCGGCGACCATGGTCGCCGAGTTCTCCCCGAATAACCGGCGGGCCCTGCAGACCAGCTTCTTGCAGTGGGGCGTGATCATCGGACAGGTCGGCGCACTGCTGTCCGTCGCGGCTCTCAGCGTTGCGTTGACGCCCGGCCAGATCGAGGAATGGGGTTGGCGCATCCCATTCCTGATCGCGTTTCCCGTGGGCCTCATCGGGCTGTACATCCGCACGCGGATCGGCGAGACCCCTGAGTTCGACGAGGTCGCACGTTCAGGGGTGAAGGTGCAACACCCCCTTCGAGCGCTCCTCGGCTCCGCCGCGGGGTGGAAAGGGATCGGGCGCACCGCCATGTTCAACCTGCCGGCCAGCGTCCCCGCATACCTGTTGCTCACGTTCCTGCCGACCTTCCTCAAGAGCGAGGCAGGGCTTTCCAGCGGTGAGGCGCTGATGTGTGTGACGGTGGCCGTGCTCGTCGCGATGCTGGCGCAGCCGCTGGCCGGCTACTGGTCGGACCGTCTAGGACGGCGACCGCTCCTCCTGGCGCTGTGCGCTCTGGAACTGGCTCTGGCATACCCGGCCTTCTCCTTGCTGCTGCACGGAGACGTGGGGCTGGCCGTGCTGGGCCTGGTGGTGATCGGCTTCCTGCACGGGGTGGCCACCGGCTGCCAGGCAGCTCCTAATCTGGAGTCCTTTCCCACCCGGATTCGGTTCACGGGCTACGCCGTGGCGTACGGGCTCTCCACCGCCATTCTGGCCGGGCCCACGCCGTACGTGGCGACCTGGCTGATCGATGTCACGGGGAACCTGATGGCTCCGGCCTGGATGATCATGGCTTGCGCGGTGATCCCGCTCGTCGGCGCGTACTTCGTCCGCGAGACCGCCAACCGTCCTCTTCCCATGTGA